Within Phaeodactylum tricornutum CCAP 1055/1 chromosome 26, whole genome shotgun sequence, the genomic segment CTTCGATTCGCTGTTGCTGGGGTGGAGGGACGATCCGTGCGGTGTCAACGCGACGCCACCATCCGCCCTGGAAGAGTACGTCATGGATGCCTTGGAGACGTCCCGGCCGCGAACCGCCACGACCATGAATTGATGCAATGCCAGTATGTATTATGAATGGCTGGCGGGGGCGTGGTAAACCAATTGACTCGACTACCTACGATAGCAACGGTGGTCGGACTGTCCAATTATTGATTTTTTTGATTACCGTAGCAAAGTAACGATCGCAGTGTATCGATAAATTATGTTCCCAGTATGCAATTGGGGGGTCTGGTGTTTTTTTATATGTTGCTAGAGATGCACTTTTTTCCTCGGTGACACACGGGATTCTTGTTGATGAGTAATGACATCGACGACACTTTTAAAGGCGAAGGGTTCGTTGGCGGCGAGATCGGCGAGTACTTTACGATTGAGCGCAATGTGTTGGTTGGCGAGGGCGGGTATAATGGCACTGTAGCGCCATCCGTACTGCCGGGCCCCGGCCTGCACGCGGAGAATCCACAGTTTGCGCCATTCACGCTTTTTGCGCCGGCGGTCCCTATAGGCGTACTGCCAAGCCTTTTGCACCCGACGGATGGCCACGCGGAAACAGTTTTTGGACCGACCGCGGTATCCCTTGGCGTGTTTCAACAGTGCCTTGTGCTATGTTTGGGAAGAGAACGTCACCCACGTGAGTGTTTAATGTCGGAACGGGATCGGGTCAACAGTGTGTAAGTGTGTGTAAGTTAGTATAAGTGTCAGAATGCGTACTGTTACGTGTATGTTTACATGTGTATATGTACGCATACGGAGGCCCGAGTGGCGATGGCGAGAACGTACCTTTTGGGACGCAAACGTACGGAGGGCTTGGAAGGATGTGGTGGGTGACCCGAACAAAGTGGGAACGAGTGGAGGAGGTGTCCGTAGCGCAGTGGAGATCGTCGTTCCGGTAAACGCGGTCCAGCGTTGGGCCAGCAGTCGCAGGGACATGGGGatataggtaggtaggtaggcaggtaggtaggtaggtcTGTATCTCTGTGTGTCTGCTGTACCTACCAAACAAGCAACTGTATTGTTCCGTGACAGGAATTGGAACGCacgaaaagaaagaaaggaagaagaagtatgtgtgtgtgtgtgtgtgtgtgaacTGACTGTTGTTGATGTGTGTGTGCCATTCGATTGGAAAGGAAAGCAGAATCCTCATGGTCGGGTTGGGTTGCTCG encodes:
- the rpl20 gene encoding predicted protein (Homologous to rpl20 in the chloroplast genome of C. reinhardtii); its protein translation is HKALLKHAKGYRGRSKNCFRVAIRRVQKAWQYAYRDRRRKKREWRKLWILRVQAGARQYGWRYSAIIPALANQHIALNRKVLADLAANEPFAFKSVVD